A single window of Silurus meridionalis isolate SWU-2019-XX chromosome 11, ASM1480568v1, whole genome shotgun sequence DNA harbors:
- the plpp1a gene encoding phospholipid phosphatase 1 isoform X1 — MFDSRGVPFILLDIACLVLAGLPLASFNLGKIKPYQRGFFCNDESIGYPFHSSTITSTVLYTMGFTLPICSMIVGECVSVYLKRIKSKSFFSNCYVACLYKAIGTFVFGAAMSQSLTDIGKYSIGRLRPHFLDVCKPDWTKINCSSGAYIENFTCTGDLKTVNEARLSFYSGHSSFSMYCMLFLALYLQARMKDEWARLLRPTVQFFLIAASIYTGLSRVSDYKHHWSDVLTGLIQGAVMALLVVFFVSDFFKKQEAQQKDNEMVHTNLQETPTNGNHYDVTN, encoded by the exons ATGTTTGACTCACGCGGGGTTCCCTTCATCCTGCTGGACATCGCCTGCCTGGTCCTTG cTGGGCTTCCTCTGGCGTCCTTTAACCTGGGTAAAATCAAGCCCTATCAGAGGGGCTTTTTCTGTAACGACGAGAGCATCGGTTACCCGTTTCACTCCAGCACCATCACCTCCACTGTGCTGTACACGATGGGCTTCACACTGCCTATCTGTAGT ATGATTGTCGGCGAATGCGTTTCGGTGTATCTAAAACGTATCAAATCAAAGTCGTTTTTCAGCAACTGCTACGTAGCGTGCCTTTACAAAGCAATCGGCACCTTCGTGTTTGGTGCAGCCATGAGCCAGTCCCTCACCGACATCGGCAAGTACTCCATCGGCAGGCTGCGACCTCACTTCCTGGACGTGTGTAAGCCTGACTGGACGAAGATCAACTGCTCGAGCGGAGCTTACATCGAGAACTTCACTTGCACCGGCGACCTGAAGACAGTAAACGAAGCCAG GCTATCCTTCTACTCCGGCCACTCCTCGTTCTCCATGTACTGTATGCTCTTCCTGGCA ctTTATCTGCAGGCTCGGATGAAAGATGAATGGGCTCGACTCCTGCGGCCCACAGTCCAGTTTTTCCTGATTGCTGCCTCTATATACACAGGACTGTCCCGCGTCTCCGACTATAAACACCACTGGAGTGACGTTCTCACGGGCCTCATACAGGGAGCCGTCATGGCCCTGCTGGTG GTTTTCTTTGTGTCCGATTTCTTCAAGAAGCAGGAAGCTCAGCAGAAAGATAACGAGATGGTGCACACCAACCTACAGGAGACGCCGACCAACGGAAACCACTACGACGTCACCAACTGA
- the plpp1a gene encoding phospholipid phosphatase 1 isoform X2, translated as MFDSRGVPFILLDIACLVLVGLPFAILTPRHSPYKRGFFCNDDSIKYPLKDDTISYELLGGVMIPVTLLTMIVGECVSVYLKRIKSKSFFSNCYVACLYKAIGTFVFGAAMSQSLTDIGKYSIGRLRPHFLDVCKPDWTKINCSSGAYIENFTCTGDLKTVNEARLSFYSGHSSFSMYCMLFLALYLQARMKDEWARLLRPTVQFFLIAASIYTGLSRVSDYKHHWSDVLTGLIQGAVMALLVVFFVSDFFKKQEAQQKDNEMVHTNLQETPTNGNHYDVTN; from the exons ATGTTTGACTCACGCGGGGTTCCCTTCATCCTGCTGGACATCGCCTGCCTGGTCCTTG ttggACTCCCATTCGCAATACTCACACCTCGACACTCACCGTACAAACGGGGATTTTTCTGTAACGATGATTCGATCAAGTACCCTCTAAAGGATGACACCATTTCCTATGAGTTATTAGGAGGAGTAATGATACCGGTCACACTGCTTACT ATGATTGTCGGCGAATGCGTTTCGGTGTATCTAAAACGTATCAAATCAAAGTCGTTTTTCAGCAACTGCTACGTAGCGTGCCTTTACAAAGCAATCGGCACCTTCGTGTTTGGTGCAGCCATGAGCCAGTCCCTCACCGACATCGGCAAGTACTCCATCGGCAGGCTGCGACCTCACTTCCTGGACGTGTGTAAGCCTGACTGGACGAAGATCAACTGCTCGAGCGGAGCTTACATCGAGAACTTCACTTGCACCGGCGACCTGAAGACAGTAAACGAAGCCAG GCTATCCTTCTACTCCGGCCACTCCTCGTTCTCCATGTACTGTATGCTCTTCCTGGCA ctTTATCTGCAGGCTCGGATGAAAGATGAATGGGCTCGACTCCTGCGGCCCACAGTCCAGTTTTTCCTGATTGCTGCCTCTATATACACAGGACTGTCCCGCGTCTCCGACTATAAACACCACTGGAGTGACGTTCTCACGGGCCTCATACAGGGAGCCGTCATGGCCCTGCTGGTG GTTTTCTTTGTGTCCGATTTCTTCAAGAAGCAGGAAGCTCAGCAGAAAGATAACGAGATGGTGCACACCAACCTACAGGAGACGCCGACCAACGGAAACCACTACGACGTCACCAACTGA